gctgtgttgtcatgtgttgctaccatgctgttgtcatgtgttgctaccatgctgtgttgtcatgtgttgctgccatgctatgttgttgtcataggtctctctttatgtagtgttgtgttgtctctcttgtcatgatgtgttttgtcctttatttttatataattaatttatatttttaatcccagaccccgtccccgcaggaggccttttggtaggccgtcattgtcaataagaatttgttcttaactgacttgactagttaaataatgttgaaataaaaaacaaacataacaaataaaatgttttagtttttaGTTCCCTGGAAATTTGCATTAAAACGTCCTCATTAACGTAGAGGAAAACACTATGATAACTGTCTGGGTTGATTTTGTTCTAGGGAGGTGTGGTGTTCACATTTGGCTCAGGCCGCTATGGACAGCTTGGACACAACTCTCTCCGAGATGAACTACAACCTCGAGTGGTGGGGCAACTCTGGGGGTCAAAGGTGACCCAGATAGCCTGTGGAAGGTAGGTTACACTTATTAGACATGATCTGGAATTGACAAAATGTGACACAACCAAAATTGATGTAGGACTGTTTTGGTTATTTTCATCTTAGCATAAGACCTTTTTAGAATTCATTGTTGATTTGAGGAATGTTTTCTCTGTCCGTTTGCCACATTAGACACCACACATTAGCATTTGTGGGGCCCTCAAATAAGATCTACTCATTTGGGCACGGAGAGCAAGGGCAGCTGGGAAATGGAGTAAAGATTGATCAGTCTGTGCCCCTTCCAGTACAACTGCCAGGTAAAACATTCATTTATGGTATAACTTTAGCCAGAGTACACACATTTTCAGAACAGATCAAACTTGAATAAATGTCAACACAACAAAATGCTTATTTCAATACTCAACTAAAATAACACGAGGTAAAACATGAAATAACATTAACTTGATAATCAACTATTTTTGTCAACATTTCAGACCAGATTGATGACCAGAAAATTGAACACATTTTTGCTGGAGGAAACCATTCCTTTGCATTGTGCACTCTTGGTCAGGTATGGACACAATTCATATTTGAAACAATGAGTTAGCAAAACAGGACATAGTTTGTCCTTTGTACTTAACATTGCTGTGATACGTTGCATCACATTGTCATCTTCCCAGGAGTCTGAAGAAAGGTCTAACAATCTCAGGTCAAGTGTGGGCAAAGTGACACAACAAGCTATAGATGAAAAAATCATTGACAAATGGATCTCGGAATGTGATTCAAAGTCTTGGAAAAAAGGACAGAAGTAAGTATGATATAAGTAGCTATAATTTACCGTTGTTGTTATTTCCTTATTTTGTTTATGTACGGTCACATACTGAACTGAAAGATTACTCAAACTTGTAATTGCAGGGAAATCACAAAAATGTTTTCTTCTGCATCATGTTTAAATGGGAGCTTTCTTGATAAAAGGTAACAGTATTTAATATTGGTTCAAATACATGATTGCCTTATGTTTGAAATATTACATTATCAAAGAATACTGATTTAAATATGGCATAAATATTGACAATTATTTATTGCTTTTATTAGTTGTGACAAACATTACCAAACCTCACCAAAACAGTCTGGCCTGGATTTTTCACTCGTCCAAGGCGCATTCCGGAAGCTGGCGAAAAAGGACAAAGTTTTGACTGAGGTATTTTGTGAATATATTTATAAATTGATATGTAATCGATCCTATTCTGACATGTATCTTGAACGAGGTACGATTCACACACCTCTTTCATTGCACTAGGTTGAAGCTGTTGTCCAGCACACACTGCTTCCCTCTCTGTATGAGGAGCCCATTGGAGTGGAGAGCTTGAGGGTCTACCTGGTTCTCCCTGAGCTCCTCAGGGTCCTTCACAAACAGCACAGAAGGACAGATCTCACCGAAGCCGTTGCTGCTGCTATCCTCAGACTGCACCCCGACAAGCTGCAGGTCCTCGGTAATGTTGCCGTCCATTTAAAATGTTTAAAGTGTCACCCCAAATTCAACTACTCAACAACAACGTAGTCGtaaatctgtttgtgctgtagaCAACTTATTTTGTCCATCAAGCGTGGTAGTGCTGGGCTAAAACAAAACGTGTGCACATTGGGGGTGCCCCTGGAATGATTGTGAAGTAGATCAAATTCTATACCCCCACGAATGGTTTGAGAAAGTAATCTGTGTGTTATCATGTCCTGTAGGTGACTGCTGGTCCTCATTGAAGCCATCTGTCATGACCAAGCACATTGGGGTGTGGAAGAAGGCCCTGTCGGGGATTCTGAGGAGTGGACATATTCTACGCACTCGTGACCCTGGGATCAAACACCTGCTCCAGGTCCTCGGCCATCTCCACAGAGTCAGTGTCCATGCTTCTCTGCTCGTACTGTCAATCCATTTATAATGCTGTTTTCCCATTTTGACCAGTCAACTTCGAGGACCAATCTGGTGCCATGGTGGCAGTTATTTCAATGCAACCTATTTAGAATCGATGAGACCGTAACTGAGATTTGATGAAATATTATTTTGCTGACAAACATGTAAAATATTTAGCTAATACTTGCAAATAATTGTTTATTTATTATCAATGTATTTTACTTTTCTATATTATTTCAAAGGCAAACCAGAAATCTGTAGAGACCCAGACAGTTCCAGACAGTACCTTTTGTATGGAGGAGGTTCACTTCAATCCCATATTTCTAGAGGAGGATGTAAAGCTTTGGCGTTTATGGTCAAAGCAGGTAAGAAAAGTTATTTTGTCACAGTCACCGATTGCTAACCATACTAGTGGTTGTCAGTCTTGAGTTGTTTTGATGTTCGTTGTTTGGGTCTTAGAAAGTGTcctggctgcatctcaatagagGCTTTAGATTTCCTCTACCTGAAATGGtctggaaagagagagtgaaggaaacattttgttttcCTACTGGAGAATCTTTCTCACCTCCTAAAGTTCCTTCTTATCAGTGCAGATTAACATAATTAGACAAAGAAGCTCCTTAATTGAGATGCATTGTATGTTTTCTTTTGCATCACTTTCAGGATGTGGATCAGACACCTGCCATCTTTTGTCGTTACCCATTCTTGATGAATCTGCAGAGCAAGATAAACGTTTTTAACATCAACGCCGCACTCACACAGGTAATGAATATTGCTTCTCAATATATAGTATTATAATATACTATAAATCAGGGTGGCTAAACCCCCTACTAGAGACCAACTGACTGTGTATGCAGGTTTTTGCACTTgccctgctctaacacacctgattctactaatcagCTGCTCACCAGGATCTTGATTAgcagaatcaggtgtgttagaacAGGCCTGGAGCAAAAGCCTGTAATTCAAGTAGCTCTAGAACATTCACCATCACTACTGAAGAAACCAGACATATTTCTTGACCTTTTTGATGGAAGAAACTGGTTGAAATAATACCTGTCTTGTATACTAGAAAAGCACTAACTGAAGACTTAATATTGTACTGTATGCATTGCAGAGGACTGGCATGGGGCCTTTTGACATGTTCCTCATGGCGGCGCCTGCTCCGTTCTTTGAGCTGAGGCTGAATAGAGCATCACTCATCGAAGACACTTTCCATCAACTGAGAGTGGCATGTCCCAGTACCTTCAAGAGGTCCCTTGTGGTAAGTCCATATTTTTTAATATGATGAGACAATGTTTTCAACAGAGAAGGGCTATGCCAAAATGTACTGCTTACCTCTCTCAGGTGTATTTCGACGAGGATGCGAAGCTGACAGATGTCTACAAAAGGGACTTCTTCCTCCATTTGTTTGATAAGCTGTTGGTCCCCGAGTCTGGGATGTTCATGTACAACGACACCGAGACGCTGGCCTGGTTCCCTGCAATGGTGAGGCACGTTTAGGGAAATCACACATGGATTATGAGGTTTTCCGCACCTCAACACATTATAGAAATAAAATATTGATAATTATTGTACTTTCAAATAGCTTCAAATGTGCCGGTAGTGAAACACTGTAATGATATGTTTCTAGAGATTAACTACTATAgtattattactgtattactaGCCTACTACTGTATTCTAGAAACCACAATACCTTCCCTTTACTGTATATTAATCATTTTACCCAGATTAACAACAGCATGTCCGATACTTTCACTCATGGCTTATTTCTTGTCTCTTGTCCAACACATCCTCACTAACAGCCTAGAGTGGAGGAGAAGCGTTATTTCCTGTTTGGGGTTCTGTGTGGGATGGCCCtgtataacaacaacatggtgcaCCTCCCCTTCCCCATGGCCTTCTTCAAGAAGCTGGTGAACATCAAGCCCTCTTTAGAGGACCTGAGAGAGTTTAGCCCCATTGAAGCAGGGTAAGTTCAGACCATAATATATTGTTATCCCTTAGTCATTAATGTATTACAGTACAGGCAGGTGTATTTGTTATAAGGACACCAAGGTCCGATTAAGAAATTGCATCTCAATGCATTTTATTGCATCTCAGGGGCAGGGCACTTGCTCTGTGTGGATAAGCAATTATTCATTATTTGGATAAATCGTTTTTCATTTATGAAAGCATCATGATTTATTGATTGCCGATTTATAATTGTCACATCTATTGTCACATACTATTTTCAATGCTTTTGAAGGAGTTTGCAGTACATATTGGATTACCCTGATGATGATGTTGAAAACATGGACATGACTTTCTCAGTATGTATTGCATTCAAACAGTTTGATCGATGAACAAATAAAATGTAAcataatacagatgtaggattttaatttgaacactcttttgttgctgacaaTTTTCCCACACAGCAAGAAATGCAAACTTGTCGTGTATTCaaggttttaaaaggcttctaaagttagtaatttacactttaaaatgacagacttgatttgcccttaCGAAAAatctatcaacccctacaaaaaatgtccattaattataatacacataattcacatttccagttgctgcaggattattttcctgctgtatcaaattggctcaaattaagatcctacattgaAGTGAAGTGGTATGAATTACTGAACATTAGATCAGTTATATTATTTTAGTGTGTATGTCTCTCGCAGATCACTCCCATCTATTTGTCCATACCCTCAGTCTGCAGTGTTATCATTGTTCATTTACCTCACTATTTTCATTACTCACTATTATAGGTGATGTGGGGTGATGTAGCGGTGGAACTTGATCCCAAAGAAACTGGAAAACTTGTCACAAGTGCTAATAAGTAAGATTATAGCAATATTTACAACTGACAAAATACAAGGTTTACAGTATGACACATATTTCCATTGCTACAGCTACCaggattggggtcaattccattttggCAATATCATCTCACGTTGAAATGTAATTGTATGAATGGAGAAATCATAATGGAAAGTAAATGATGCTTCTCATTCCTTGAATTGATTCCACCTATACTAGCTACAACTCAATGGATATCTGACTCTGTCTGTCATTCTTTTGACAGGAAGGAGTTTGTTGACACCTATGTGAACTACATCTTCAACCAGTCAGTAGAGGTGGTGTTTGAAGAATTCAGGAAAGGCTTCTTCAAGGTGTGTGACAAGGACGTGGTGGAGTTCTTCCAGCCAGAGGAACTGAGGGGAGTGATGGTGGGGAAGGAGAATTTCGACTGGGAGACGCTGAAACAGGTCAGAACCATGTTTTGTTACGACATGACTGAAGCTCAATCCCAAATCTACCCCTAGCCAATTGTCTACATCTGAGAGCATTAAACAAGTAAAACATATAATATATGCAGAAATGTCACgtagcctatcagagggcaagaTGGAGCCTAAAAAACAAGTGTCcaggggttgatttgggattcaTGGTGAACATGTTCTGAAACCTAGCTAAAATGTTGTTTTGATACATTGATTTGACAAGTAGTTTGAATGTTGTTAAGTGTCTATTGCTTCACCATATTAATTGAGGGCATTTCCCCCCAAACTAGAACACTGTGTATGAAGGAGAGTACCATGCTGGGCATCCCAACATCGTCACATTCTGGGAGGTGTTTGAGGAACTGACA
This genomic window from Salvelinus namaycush isolate Seneca chromosome 8, SaNama_1.0, whole genome shotgun sequence contains:
- the LOC120052206 gene encoding probable E3 ubiquitin-protein ligase HERC3 translates to MISWGEDSRNGFGLVKPNGLDTTKTDISCVNLIHLKSKIQGLSAGNSVVAFIRNNGRLVSVARIQEDQDGRRITGKLKSVTCKETIRALSCGDSHAVLLSEEGRVLCLDKANILRPLDNLCNRQVTQVACGDQHSISLTQDGQVFTWGQNTSGQLGLGWGEPSAMSPKPLKSLSGIPLVQITAGGDHSFALSLSGAVFGWGKNTTGQLGLGDTTNRHAPAPVDCLNLKKTVLISCGGEHTAVLTKGGVVFTFGSGRYGQLGHNSLRDELQPRVVGQLWGSKVTQIACGRHHTLAFVGPSNKIYSFGHGEQGQLGNGVKIDQSVPLPVQLPDQIDDQKIEHIFAGGNHSFALCTLGQESEERSNNLRSSVGKVTQQAIDEKIIDKWISECDSKSWKKGQKEITKMFSSASCLNGSFLDKSCDKHYQTSPKQSGLDFSLVQGAFRKLAKKDKVLTEVEAVVQHTLLPSLYEEPIGVESLRVYLVLPELLRVLHKQHRRTDLTEAVAAAILRLHPDKLQVLGDCWSSLKPSVMTKHIGVWKKALSGILRSGHILRTRDPGIKHLLQVLGHLHRANQKSVETQTVPDSTFCMEEVHFNPIFLEEDVKLWRLWSKQDVDQTPAIFCRYPFLMNLQSKINVFNINAALTQRTGMGPFDMFLMAAPAPFFELRLNRASLIEDTFHQLRVACPSTFKRSLVVYFDEDAKLTDVYKRDFFLHLFDKLLVPESGMFMYNDTETLAWFPAMPRVEEKRYFLFGVLCGMALYNNNMVHLPFPMAFFKKLVNIKPSLEDLREFSPIEAGSLQYILDYPDDDVENMDMTFSVMWGDVAVELDPKETGKLVTSANKKEFVDTYVNYIFNQSVEVVFEEFRKGFFKVCDKDVVEFFQPEELRGVMVGKENFDWETLKQNTVYEGEYHAGHPNIVTFWEVFEELTEDQKKAFLLFLTGCDRVPILGMNQIRMRVQPLLNSSQQHFPEALTCHSLLQLPIYPSKEILQSRLIEAVGHNRGFWNE